In Spirosoma sp. KUDC1026, the sequence GGTGTTACCCAGGTTGAAATGCGCCGACGCGAAATCTTCCTTGATGATAATGGCGTAGTCGTAGGCTTCGGCAGCTTCGGCGTAACGCGCCAGTTTGCTGTAAGCGATACCAATGTTATACCAGGCATTGTACGAATACGGCTCCTGATCGATCAGCTGCTGGTAATACGACAAACTGTTTTCCAGTTCACCCGTTACGTCCAGGCAGAACGCCAGCTCGTACAGCGCGTTCTCGTTATTAATGTTCAGCGCAATCGATTTTTTGTACTGCGTTATGGCCTCGTCATACTTACCCCAATTCTGATAACTCTGCCCCAGTTGAAACAGAATATCATCTTTTTCATCGGCCCGGTCGAGCAACTCCTCCAGTACCTGCACCGACTCTTCATAGCGTCCGGCCATACTCAGAACAGAGCCCTGCATAAAGGGTATGTCCAGATCACCGGGATTGAATAAATAGGCCTGTTCTAATAAATCCAGCGACTCATCGAAGCGTTGGTAATTAGCCAGGATTTGCGCTTTATCCAGCATCAGTTCCAGCGCATACGGAAAGTTTTCCAGACCGGCTTCACTTGCCTTTAAGGCTTTGTCCAGATCACCACGGTTGAGGTAATGCTCAACTAACTGTTCATAGACATCCAGGTCGAAAAACTGACTTTGCTGCTGGTCCAACATCTGTTCAAAACGCTGGATTGCCTCTTTATTATCGCCTTCACGTTCTTCGAACTCTTGCTCCATGCTGTTTCCTTTACGAAAAATGTAGGGCGGATAGGGGCCGCATCAACTGACGCGGTTTATCCTTCTTTGATAGAAATGTAAATCTAAAAAAACACAACTCCAACCCCTGATTCAACTTTTTATGCTCCTACTGGCGACTGATTAAAGGCGTCGGCGACCCGCTGCAGCGTCTCGCTCAACGGTCGGTATTGAAAACCAGGCAACTGCTCAATCCTGTGTCCATTGAACTGGTACAACGAGCTGGCCGACCGGGCCGTTTCGCGGGTAATCAGGGGCGCTTTCCCGGTTATCCAGGACCGTATTGCTTCCAGGGGCCACATCACCTGCGTGAGCAAGGGGGGTACCTGAATAGACGGCGGTCGCTTACCCAGTATGGTAGCTACCTGTTCTAACAAGGAACGATAGGGAATGGTGCCCCCGTTCAGGATATAGCGCTGTCCCGTAATGTCGCTTTGCATGAGCCCAAACAGGGCGTCGGTTACGTCAAGCACATCGACGTAGTTCATTAGCCCAGCGGGATAGAATGGCTTTTCGTCGTAGGCGTATTTAAGGAGTTGCAGGCTGCTGCGGGTCCAGTCGCCCGCACCCAGTACGATTGACGGATTGACCATGACGGCGTTCAGCCCCTCGGCAATACCCCGCCAGACTTCCAGTTCGGCCCGGTATTTGGTTTGCGCGTAGGCCGAATTATTGGGCGACTCCTCCCATTTCTGGTTTTCGTCAATGACAACGGGCGTTCCGTTCATTGGCTTCTCTCCTTTCGCCACCGGCCGCCCCAATGCCGCTACGGAACTCAGATAACCCAGTTTACGGACGCCTGTTTTCAGACATACGTTGACGATATTAGCCGTCCCTTCAACGTTAATCCGCTCCATCTGCCGACGGTCTTTCGGCACGAATGACACCATTGCCGCTGTATGAATCACATCCATGTCAGGCAAGATCGCCAGTTCGAGCGACGGGATGTCGAGCACATCACCTTCGTGCCAGGAGATCCGGTTGGCTACGTCGGAGAGCATCCCATAGCTACTCTCCGGCCGTTTCAGTGCACAAACCGTGTACCCTTCGGCCAGATAGCGCCGGGCAATATGCGAGCCAATGAATCCGGTCGCACCAGTAATGAAAACCGATTTAGGTAAGGATGAGGTCACTGTATATTCTTGATTTCGACCCAGTTCAGGAAATTATTCGTAGCGGGTGTGTTGTTCTCCATCATAACCTGACGCAGCTGTTTGTGTAAACATAACAACCTTCGGGTCTGAATTGCTAATTTTGCGTTCCAATTACCGGACCATGTCTTTAGAAAATCCCCAACGCTATACCGTTACGGCGGCACTCATCTACGCCAACGGACCGATTCATATCGGTCACCTGGCGGGTTGTTACCTGCCCGCCGATATTTACGTTCGCTACCTTCGCTCGACGGGTAAGGATGTTGCCTTCATCAGCGGGACCGATGAGCACGGCGTTCCTATCACGATCAAGGCCAAGAAGGAAGGCATTACGCCCCAGGAAGTTGTCGACAAATACTACACGCAGATCAAGCAGTCGTTCAGCGACTTTGGTATCTCGTTCGATATCTACTCCCGCACCTCCAACCCTATCCACCACGAAACATCGCAGGAGTTTTTTACTAAGATTTACGACCAGGGCGGCTTTATCGAAGAAGTGACCGAGCAGTATTACGACGAGGTGGCCAACCAATTCCTGGCCGACCGCTACATCGTTGGTACGTGCCCGGTTTGCGGGAACCCCAACGCCTACGGCGATCAGTGCGAACGCTGTGGTACGGCACTCAGCCCAACCGAGTTGATCGAACCGCACTCCACGCTGTCCGGCTCGAAACCTGTCATGCGATCGACCAAGAACTGGTTCCTGCCGCTCGACCGGATGCAACCCGAGATTGAACAATACGTCAACAGCCATACCGAGTGGAAAACCAACGTATTTGGGCAGTGCCAATCGTGGCTGAAAGAAGGGTTACGTCCCCGTGCCATGACCCGCGACCTTGACTGGGGCATCAAAGTACCCCTTCCCGACGCCGAAGGCAAAGTGCTGTACGTCTGGTTCGACGCGCCTATCGGCTATATTTCGATGACCAAGGAGTGGGCCGAGCAACAGGGCCGCGACTGGGAACTGTACTGGCGCGATGAGCAGACCAAGCTGGTGCACTTCATCGGCAAGGATAACATCGTTTTTCACTGCATCATTTTCCCAGCGATGCTGATGGCTGAAGGCAAAGGGTCTTCGTCCAAATATATTCTGGCCGATAACGTGCCCGCCAATGAGTTCATGAATTTGGAAGGCGATAAGATCAGTACGTCGCGGAACTGGGCGGTCTGGCTGCACGAGTACCTGGAGGAACTGCCCGGCAAAGAGGACGTCCTGCGTTACGTGCTGGCGGCCAACGCGCCCGAAACTAAAGACAGCGAGTTTACGTGGAAGGATTTCCAGACCCGTAACAACGCGGAACTGGTCGGCATATTCGGCAACTTCGTGAACCGGGCCGTAGTACTGACGCAGAAGTTTTGCGATGGTAAAGTGCCTGCTGCCGGTGAACATACGGATTACGACCTTCAGGTTATGGATGAACTGGCGCTCTTCCCCGACCGCATCGGGCAGGCCATCAGCCAGTATAAATTCCGGGAAGCACTGGGCCACCTGATGGATCTGGCTCGACTTGGCAATAAGTACCTAGCCGAAACAGAGCCCTGGAAAGTCGTCAAGACGGATCCATTACGTGCCAACACGATCTTGAATTTGGCGCTGCAGATTTCGGCAAACCTGAGCATTGTCTGCGAACCATTCCTGCCGTTCACGGCCGAAAAACTACGTAGTCAGCTTAACATTACCGACAACTTTACCTGGATCGACGCGGGCCGGGCCGATCTGCTGATCGAAGGGCACGAACTGGGCAAAGGAGAACTGCTGTTCGCTAAAATCGAAGACGACGAGATTAATAAGCAAATCCAGAAACTACTGGATGCCAAACGCATGAATGAACTAGCTACCAAGACCGTACCTGAGTTGCGGTCGGAAATTACGTACGACGACTTTGCAAAGATGGATATTCGGATTGGTACCATCGTCGAAGCCGAACGTGTTCCAAAAAGCGACAAGCTACTAAAACTGAAAGTTGACGACGGCATGGGTGGTCGGCAAATCCTGAGCGGTATTGCTAAGCACTTCGCGCCCGAAGAATTGATCAACAAGCAGGTGACGTTCCTGGCGAACCTGGCACCCCGTAAGATGATGGGCCACGAATCGCAGGGTATGATTCTAATGGCCGAAGACCGCGACGGCAAACTAGCACTCATCGCTCCCGGCGATGCTGTCTGGAACGGCGGCACGGTGTCGTAATCGACGAAATACTCATCATAGGTAATCCTGTAAGGGTTTGCTCTACCCCCCCCTGCCCCCTCCGCACCGGCGGCCCGGCTAAAACAGGAGGGGAACAAGCAGAAATGACCTTTTTAATCACCCCCTCCTGTTTTTAGGAGGGGGTAATTATTCCCCACTATACAGAACATATACCTGCTCAAGCTGTTCTCGTATTCTGGTGTAAGGTCTCCACGCTAATCCTACGTAACGACAACCCAAACAGCGGCCAAATCCTCGTTTCCTTCACCAACGTTACGTCGCGTATTCGCTCACAAAAGTGAACTGGTTTACGCGTCATCCTTCGTAGCACACAGCCCGATACTCGTTCTTATCGGCCGATTCTGCCCGCGCTGAAACGTTCGCCGGGAAAATCCTGTTACGTTTTCAGACTCGTCATTATTACATTTCCTCGTGAGCCAAGAACAAAAAAGCGACGGATCACCGTCCGGACGCATTTTCGACTGGGTAATCCTGCGTCGGCTGTATGATTTTATACAGCCTTACCAGGGCCGCTTTTACCTGCTGGTTAGCATCATTTTGTTGTCGGCCTGTCTGGCCCCCCTCTCTCCCCTGCTGATTCGCTATACCATCGACAACGTGATTGCCATGGGTGATTACACGCGGCTCACGCAGATGCTGATTATCATGATCAGCGTACTGGTCGTTCAGGCCATCGTTCAGTTTTCCAATACGTACCTGTCGGGCTGGCTGGGCCAGCACATCATCCGGGATATCCGGGTACAGCTCTACCGGAAAATCATCAACCTACGGCTAAAATTCTTTGACAACACACCGATTGGCCGACTCGTCACCCGTTCTATCTCCGATGTTGAAACCCTGGCCGATGTGTTCAGTGAAGGTATGGCCGCCATTGCAGGCGACATTCTGCAACTGGTTCTGATCATTGCGGTAATGTTCTATACCGACTGGCGTTTGTCGGCCATCAGTCTGTCGACGATTCCGCTGATGCTGTTCAGTACGTACGTGTTTAAGGAGAAGATCAAGCACTCCTTCAATGAAGTACGTACGGCCGTTGCCAACCTGAATTCGTTTGTTCAAGAGCACATTACGGGGATGAACATTGTCCAGATTTTTGGCAGCGAAAAAATCGAAGCCGAAAA encodes:
- a CDS encoding tetratricopeptide repeat protein yields the protein MEQEFEEREGDNKEAIQRFEQMLDQQQSQFFDLDVYEQLVEHYLNRGDLDKALKASEAGLENFPYALELMLDKAQILANYQRFDESLDLLEQAYLFNPGDLDIPFMQGSVLSMAGRYEESVQVLEELLDRADEKDDILFQLGQSYQNWGKYDEAITQYKKSIALNINNENALYELAFCLDVTGELENSLSYYQQLIDQEPYSYNAWYNIGIAYSKLARYAEAAEAYDYAIIIKEDFASAHFNLGNTYMNLGLFEKAEACYRETLKYEEATADTYCHLGASLEKQDKMTEAIKEYREAIRLDTMWDEAWYGIGVCMSTAGKWYEALPFLQKAIKLNDQNGEYYLALAETEYKIGNVLASLEAFEKAAEVDSHNPDVYLTWSLVAFDQGDYARANDVIQMGLEDMPKEADLYYRSAIYLIHAGQYRQSLIQLEAALMLDYDAHVQLFEFFPELEKQKALYKIIQQYKKD
- the metG gene encoding methionine--tRNA ligase, with protein sequence MSLENPQRYTVTAALIYANGPIHIGHLAGCYLPADIYVRYLRSTGKDVAFISGTDEHGVPITIKAKKEGITPQEVVDKYYTQIKQSFSDFGISFDIYSRTSNPIHHETSQEFFTKIYDQGGFIEEVTEQYYDEVANQFLADRYIVGTCPVCGNPNAYGDQCERCGTALSPTELIEPHSTLSGSKPVMRSTKNWFLPLDRMQPEIEQYVNSHTEWKTNVFGQCQSWLKEGLRPRAMTRDLDWGIKVPLPDAEGKVLYVWFDAPIGYISMTKEWAEQQGRDWELYWRDEQTKLVHFIGKDNIVFHCIIFPAMLMAEGKGSSSKYILADNVPANEFMNLEGDKISTSRNWAVWLHEYLEELPGKEDVLRYVLAANAPETKDSEFTWKDFQTRNNAELVGIFGNFVNRAVVLTQKFCDGKVPAAGEHTDYDLQVMDELALFPDRIGQAISQYKFREALGHLMDLARLGNKYLAETEPWKVVKTDPLRANTILNLALQISANLSIVCEPFLPFTAEKLRSQLNITDNFTWIDAGRADLLIEGHELGKGELLFAKIEDDEINKQIQKLLDAKRMNELATKTVPELRSEITYDDFAKMDIRIGTIVEAERVPKSDKLLKLKVDDGMGGRQILSGIAKHFAPEELINKQVTFLANLAPRKMMGHESQGMILMAEDRDGKLALIAPGDAVWNGGTVS
- a CDS encoding NAD-dependent epimerase/dehydratase family protein; its protein translation is MTSSLPKSVFITGATGFIGSHIARRYLAEGYTVCALKRPESSYGMLSDVANRISWHEGDVLDIPSLELAILPDMDVIHTAAMVSFVPKDRRQMERINVEGTANIVNVCLKTGVRKLGYLSSVAALGRPVAKGEKPMNGTPVVIDENQKWEESPNNSAYAQTKYRAELEVWRGIAEGLNAVMVNPSIVLGAGDWTRSSLQLLKYAYDEKPFYPAGLMNYVDVLDVTDALFGLMQSDITGQRYILNGGTIPYRSLLEQVATILGKRPPSIQVPPLLTQVMWPLEAIRSWITGKAPLITRETARSASSLYQFNGHRIEQLPGFQYRPLSETLQRVADAFNQSPVGA